One window from the genome of Deinococcus aerolatus encodes:
- the mreD gene encoding rod shape-determining protein MreD, which produces MGGPRFTFRSSGLGRGALGPRASLPRGGAARVVRAVLYAALLIATQGLLSRLADAAGVAAPDLFLLTAMALAWRLGPAPALAAAYGVGLGQDLLGGGVLGLHAAGLAGAVLLALLIRRYVADSGPLQVILSVVGAVVGEWLTFGLLAYWLRSDLITVRVLLTTVPGLLLGTLLAYPLWEWAVRWGMGPRPGPQEQLA; this is translated from the coding sequence TTGGGCGGCCCACGTTTCACGTTCCGCAGCAGCGGACTAGGCCGGGGAGCGCTGGGACCACGCGCCAGCCTGCCCCGGGGGGGGGCTGCGCGGGTGGTGCGGGCTGTCCTGTACGCCGCGCTGCTGATTGCCACCCAGGGCCTGCTGTCGCGTCTGGCCGACGCGGCAGGCGTCGCCGCCCCAGACCTGTTCCTGCTGACCGCCATGGCGCTGGCGTGGCGGCTGGGGCCGGCTCCGGCGCTGGCGGCGGCCTACGGCGTGGGGCTGGGTCAGGACCTGCTGGGCGGCGGCGTACTGGGCCTGCACGCCGCGGGCCTGGCCGGGGCGGTGCTGCTGGCGCTGCTGATCCGGCGTTACGTGGCCGACTCCGGCCCCCTTCAGGTGATCCTGAGCGTGGTGGGCGCGGTAGTGGGCGAGTGGCTGACCTTCGGGCTGCTGGCGTACTGGCTGCGCTCGGACCTGATCACGGTGAGGGTGCTGCTGACCACGGTTCCCGGCCTGCTGCTGGGTACACTGCTGGCGTATCCGCTGTGGGAATGGGCCGTGCGCTGGGGCATGGGGCCGCGCCCCGGCCCGCAGGAGCAACTGGCGTGA
- a CDS encoding peptidoglycan D,D-transpeptidase FtsI family protein, with translation MARVAGPPGGVRMSRAEHPLHRPDQQHERLKRERRRAAPRADRTGGKAGTLGNGAGRVGWVAFVFSLGLVGLGARLFHLQVTQHSQYAVQSASNFQRDEVIRALRGEIRTRDGVLLATNRLAVDLVYTGRKAAERGEAIPAWDKIIYLAGIKPDALKDGQPREPDFSRETEAVLARNVPQEKLAALYEYTVLIPSLELRERVERIYPEGKMAAHLLGYVQEANDRQVREEGYTVGDMVGRSGLEYSLQKTLEGKNGVLRREVTATGRPLTERVIDPGQRGQDVVLTIDARLQRAAEDALRRGLADVNEGRKKYGKPPEPFTRGAVVAIDPRSGQVLAMASSPAYDPNWFSRVPSPDPAAKNWAIDPNRKDAALDAVTSNRVVQAYNPGSVFKIATTLMYVERWGNFSLSCAPSYYFGRARFNNWSHTNLGVVDGRKAIAFSCNPWYYDSAVRATPGVYSRQLKSRLTELGFGRATGLEIVGEKTGTLTDIDDYNTPQNPWYPGSGLNMSIGQGDVLVTPAQLIKVLSTIINEGQERPLTVVQAAGGKAPTRPAPTSVVRDGNTDVFRFVKEGMDWTVSIPGGTASTKLGSHLFPVATAGKTGTAENGISARPNGGYAYTHAWYEGYGPLKDPTFAVVAFFQNGGEGYGPGINAVKRMFAARWCVNLDDSARLSALPLEAQQPCLGELDHMRDVYRIRAERAAAAQQQP, from the coding sequence GTGGCACGTGTGGCGGGGCCGCCCGGCGGCGTCCGCATGAGCCGCGCCGAGCATCCCCTGCACCGTCCCGATCAGCAGCACGAGCGGCTCAAGCGCGAGCGCAGGCGGGCCGCGCCCCGGGCGGACCGGACCGGCGGCAAGGCCGGCACCCTCGGCAACGGGGCCGGACGGGTGGGCTGGGTGGCGTTTGTGTTCAGCCTGGGTCTGGTGGGGCTGGGGGCGCGGCTCTTCCACCTCCAGGTCACGCAGCACAGCCAGTACGCGGTGCAGTCGGCCAGCAACTTCCAGCGCGACGAGGTGATCCGTGCCCTGCGCGGCGAGATCCGCACCCGCGACGGCGTGCTGCTGGCCACCAACCGGCTGGCCGTGGATCTGGTGTACACCGGGCGCAAGGCAGCCGAGCGCGGCGAGGCCATTCCTGCCTGGGACAAGATCATCTACCTGGCCGGCATTAAACCCGACGCCCTGAAAGACGGGCAGCCGCGTGAGCCCGATTTCAGCCGGGAAACCGAGGCGGTGCTGGCCCGCAACGTGCCGCAGGAAAAACTGGCAGCCCTGTACGAGTACACGGTCCTGATTCCCAGCCTGGAACTGCGCGAGCGCGTCGAGCGCATCTACCCTGAGGGCAAGATGGCCGCCCACCTGCTGGGCTACGTGCAGGAGGCCAATGACCGTCAGGTGCGGGAGGAGGGCTACACCGTGGGCGACATGGTGGGCCGCTCGGGGTTGGAATACAGCCTGCAGAAGACGCTGGAGGGCAAGAACGGCGTGCTGCGGCGCGAGGTCACGGCCACCGGGCGGCCCCTGACCGAGCGGGTCATTGATCCCGGACAGCGTGGCCAGGACGTCGTGCTGACCATCGACGCCCGCCTGCAACGCGCCGCCGAGGACGCCCTGCGCCGGGGGCTGGCCGACGTGAACGAGGGCCGCAAGAAGTACGGCAAGCCGCCGGAACCCTTCACGCGCGGCGCGGTGGTCGCCATTGATCCGCGCTCAGGACAGGTGCTGGCGATGGCGTCGAGCCCGGCCTACGATCCCAACTGGTTCTCGCGGGTGCCCAGCCCCGATCCGGCGGCCAAGAACTGGGCCATCGATCCCAACCGCAAGGACGCGGCGCTGGACGCCGTGACCAGCAACCGGGTGGTGCAGGCCTACAACCCCGGCAGCGTCTTCAAGATCGCCACCACGCTGATGTACGTCGAGCGCTGGGGGAACTTCTCGCTGTCGTGCGCGCCGTCGTACTACTTCGGGCGGGCGCGTTTCAACAACTGGTCACACACCAATCTGGGTGTGGTGGATGGGCGCAAGGCCATCGCCTTCTCGTGCAACCCGTGGTACTACGACTCGGCGGTGCGGGCCACACCCGGCGTGTACTCCCGCCAGCTCAAGTCCCGCCTGACCGAACTGGGCTTTGGGCGCGCCACCGGGCTGGAGATTGTGGGCGAGAAGACCGGCACCCTGACCGATATTGACGACTACAACACCCCGCAGAACCCGTGGTATCCGGGCTCGGGGCTGAACATGAGCATCGGCCAGGGCGACGTGCTGGTCACGCCCGCCCAGCTGATCAAGGTGCTGTCCACCATCATCAACGAGGGCCAGGAGCGCCCGCTGACGGTGGTCCAGGCGGCCGGCGGAAAGGCCCCCACGCGGCCCGCGCCCACCAGCGTGGTGCGGGACGGCAACACCGACGTCTTCCGGTTCGTCAAGGAAGGCATGGACTGGACGGTCAGCATTCCCGGCGGCACGGCCAGCACCAAGCTGGGGTCCCACCTGTTCCCGGTGGCGACGGCGGGCAAGACCGGCACCGCCGAGAACGGAATCAGCGCCCGCCCGAACGGGGGTTACGCCTACACCCACGCGTGGTACGAGGGTTACGGTCCGCTGAAGGACCCCACCTTTGCGGTGGTGGCCTTTTTCCAGAACGGCGGCGAGGGTTACGGCCCCGGCATCAACGCCGTCAAGCGCATGTTTGCCGCCCGCTGGTGCGTCAATCTGGACGACAGCGCCAGGCTCAGCGCCCTGCCGCTGGAGGCGCAGCAGCCGTGTCTGGGCGAACTGGATCACATGCGCGACGTGTACCGGATTCGGGCTGAGCGGGCGGCGGCGGCACAGCAGCAGCCGTAG
- a CDS encoding mercuric reductase yields MAPTHTTAEAQAQSATTPPSSALIIGAGQAGGPLAGALARAGWQVTLIEREHVGGTCVNEGCTPTKAMIASARAAHVARRSGELGVHARDVQVDLSQIVDRVQSIVKDFREGSRSGVLKAGVTLLDGAARFTGVRQVEVTLNDGGTRQLSADYVFINVGATPVWPDLPGLRDVGAMTSRDILLLRELPAHLLILGGGYISLEFAQLYARLGSRVTVVERGERLLSHEDADVAAALQTVLEDEGVTFLLDAEAIQTHKKEDGITLEVRQHGETQQLRGSHLLVAVGRTPSTDGLNVEATGAKLGQHGEVLVDERLQAADNVYALGDVKGGPAFTHISYDDFRIVRDDLLRGTRRTTGDRPVPYTLFTDPQLGRVGLDRQGAQHLGRPTRVYTLPMSSVARAIETGETAGLMRAVVDDATDLLLGATVLGHEGGEVMGALQLAMMGGLSATDLRNATLAHPTLCESINNLFLSEPEPLDGQAGSDS; encoded by the coding sequence ATGGCCCCCACACACACCACTGCCGAAGCCCAAGCCCAGTCCGCCACCACACCGCCCAGCAGCGCCCTGATCATCGGGGCGGGACAGGCGGGTGGGCCGCTGGCGGGCGCACTGGCACGGGCCGGCTGGCAGGTCACGTTGATCGAGCGCGAGCATGTGGGCGGCACCTGCGTCAACGAGGGCTGCACGCCCACCAAGGCCATGATCGCCAGCGCCCGCGCCGCGCATGTGGCCCGCCGCTCGGGGGAGCTGGGCGTGCATGCCCGTGACGTGCAGGTGGACCTGAGCCAGATCGTGGACCGGGTGCAGAGCATCGTGAAGGATTTCCGTGAGGGCAGCCGCTCCGGTGTGCTGAAGGCCGGGGTGACGCTGCTGGACGGTGCGGCGCGGTTTACCGGCGTGCGGCAGGTGGAGGTGACGCTCAATGACGGCGGCACCCGGCAGCTCAGCGCCGATTATGTGTTCATCAATGTGGGGGCCACGCCGGTGTGGCCGGACCTGCCCGGGCTACGGGACGTGGGCGCGATGACCTCACGCGATATTTTGCTGCTGCGCGAGTTGCCCGCCCACCTGCTGATTCTGGGCGGCGGCTACATCAGCCTGGAGTTCGCGCAGCTGTACGCCCGACTGGGCAGCCGCGTGACGGTGGTGGAGCGCGGCGAGCGGCTGCTGTCCCACGAGGACGCGGACGTGGCCGCCGCGCTGCAAACGGTGCTGGAGGACGAGGGCGTGACCTTCCTGCTGGACGCGGAGGCCATTCAGACCCACAAAAAAGAAGACGGGATCACGCTGGAGGTTCGGCAGCATGGCGAAACGCAACAGCTGCGCGGCTCGCATCTGCTGGTGGCGGTGGGCCGCACGCCCAGCACCGATGGTCTGAACGTGGAGGCGACAGGCGCAAAGCTGGGCCAGCACGGTGAGGTTCTGGTGGACGAGCGCCTTCAGGCAGCTGACAACGTGTACGCCCTGGGCGACGTCAAGGGCGGCCCGGCGTTCACCCACATCTCTTACGACGATTTCCGCATCGTGCGCGACGATCTGCTGCGCGGCACCCGGCGCACCACCGGCGACCGGCCCGTGCCCTACACGCTGTTTACCGACCCGCAACTGGGGCGGGTGGGCCTGGACCGTCAGGGCGCACAGCACCTGGGTCGCCCCACCCGCGTCTATACCCTGCCCATGTCCAGCGTGGCCCGCGCCATCGAGACCGGTGAGACGGCAGGCCTGATGCGCGCTGTCGTGGACGACGCCACGGACCTGTTGCTGGGGGCCACGGTGCTGGGCCACGAGGGCGGCGAGGTGATGGGCGCCCTGCAACTGGCGATGATGGGCGGCCTGAGTGCCACGGACCTGCGCAACGCCACGCTGGCCCACCCGACGCTGTGCGAGTCCATCAACAACCTGTTCCTCAGCGAGCCCGAACCACTCGACGGTCAGGCGGGCAGCGACAGCTGA
- a CDS encoding PEGA domain-containing protein — MNHRAVRLFAVGALLTAALSACVPAPLRAQPGAQVGVQTVLTPAPVQAATGETGLYRDPGPAALQVRTHRPAFVTAVLLPQSGGAQVIGVGAVPADTAVAVALPATQGFTQVFTVTSLAPLDLAAAANARSVDGVARVVQQATAPLPTGSYTVATTVYRVVSFGTLEVTASVPGAQVRVNGRRVGHAPLILPDVPEGRVTVEVSRAGFDSVAQTVTVAADTTSRVTAEMRPETGGLWVDSDVAARVLIGRQPAGPTPLRMRVRPGVINVNVVPLDPAARTETLLVRVNVRQDTHIVCRSAPEFTCTVR; from the coding sequence ATGAACCACCGCGCCGTCCGTCTGTTCGCCGTGGGTGCCCTGCTTACCGCCGCCCTGAGCGCCTGCGTGCCCGCGCCGTTGCGGGCGCAACCGGGGGCGCAGGTGGGGGTGCAGACCGTCCTGACCCCCGCGCCCGTGCAGGCCGCCACCGGCGAGACCGGCCTGTACCGCGACCCCGGCCCGGCGGCCCTGCAAGTGCGTACCCATAGGCCCGCCTTCGTGACGGCGGTACTGCTGCCCCAGTCCGGCGGCGCACAGGTGATCGGGGTGGGCGCGGTGCCGGCCGACACGGCGGTGGCAGTCGCCCTGCCGGCCACGCAGGGCTTCACACAGGTCTTTACCGTCACCAGTCTGGCCCCGCTGGACCTGGCGGCGGCGGCAAACGCACGTTCGGTGGACGGGGTGGCCCGCGTGGTGCAGCAGGCCACGGCCCCCCTGCCCACTGGCAGCTACACAGTGGCCACCACGGTGTACCGGGTGGTGAGCTTCGGCACGCTGGAGGTCACGGCCTCGGTCCCCGGCGCCCAGGTGCGCGTGAATGGCCGCCGGGTGGGCCACGCGCCCCTGATCCTGCCGGATGTGCCCGAGGGCCGGGTCACGGTGGAGGTGTCGCGCGCAGGCTTCGACAGCGTGGCGCAGACCGTGACCGTGGCGGCGGACACCACCAGCCGGGTCACGGCCGAAATGCGGCCCGAGACCGGTGGCCTGTGGGTGGACAGCGACGTGGCTGCCCGCGTGCTGATCGGGAGGCAGCCGGCTGGCCCCACGCCGCTGCGGATGCGGGTGCGCCCCGGCGTGATCAACGTCAACGTCGTGCCCCTGGACCCCGCCGCCCGCACCGAGACGCTGCTGGTGCGCGTGAACGTCCGCCAGGACACGCACATCGTGTGCCGCAGCGCCCCGGAGTTCACCTGCACCGTGCGCTGA
- a CDS encoding outer membrane protein assembly factor BamB family protein, which produces MLSFSRTTVLTLGLLVAVPLPVALAQTAATPAPAVASSAVPAPQFRAPKVDWTRELRVISGVSVAPNGDLVFIGSDARIHRTDASGKELWNYAAGDLGRAYPVITPQGSVLAASYDDSLYALDPAGKLLWKVRLDGDIFATPALRADGSVIAATAGGTVHALSETGKTLWTFKAGAPIFSSPAVAQDGTIYLGTQGSQLLALTPDGKLKWSFRAGSLVFSSPAIDAAGNVYFGSSDRKLYALDPAGGLRWTRQTGLFVNASPIVTSTGLVVVGSYDGRVYAVRTDGQDAWTYVAGSPVTAPAAELSDGTVVVPDLGGTLHAIGAGGRPLWQLKTGKKMDLGVTVSDAGTLHFVTEGGGLSAIRGQRPLAVGPWTTFHALPSAVGRAPGARELDAAAQTRRPAASAVLAALTPLAPVATAPAPATPAPAAPRPTAPAPVAPAPTAQVPPANTTAPTPAQPQPAPVQATPPQPAPVLTAQQQALVAAGIARADGGQIYLPLGESAAALGLRVSSVTPRTANVRVDSALLPVTVRVFNNVPFVPLAALAGLPGTSARLTVTPAPAITLTRAGQDITFPISVVQLVPLRAAPEFPGVLK; this is translated from the coding sequence GTGCTCAGTTTTTCCCGCACCACCGTCCTGACCCTGGGCCTGCTGGTCGCCGTTCCCCTACCCGTGGCCCTGGCCCAGACGGCGGCCACGCCCGCCCCGGCTGTGGCCTCCTCTGCCGTACCCGCGCCGCAGTTCAGGGCGCCCAAGGTCGACTGGACCCGCGAGCTGCGCGTGATTTCCGGCGTGTCAGTGGCGCCGAACGGCGATCTGGTCTTTATCGGCAGTGACGCCCGCATCCACCGCACCGACGCCAGCGGCAAGGAGCTGTGGAACTACGCTGCCGGTGACCTGGGCCGCGCCTATCCGGTGATTACCCCGCAGGGGAGCGTGCTGGCGGCCAGCTACGACGACTCGCTGTACGCGCTGGACCCGGCGGGCAAGCTACTGTGGAAGGTCCGGCTGGACGGCGACATCTTCGCCACGCCCGCGCTGCGTGCCGACGGCAGCGTCATTGCGGCCACGGCAGGCGGCACGGTGCACGCCCTGAGCGAGACAGGCAAGACGCTGTGGACCTTCAAGGCCGGCGCGCCGATCTTCAGCAGTCCGGCGGTGGCGCAGGACGGCACCATCTACCTGGGCACGCAGGGCAGTCAGCTGCTGGCGCTGACTCCGGACGGCAAACTCAAATGGTCCTTCCGGGCCGGATCGCTGGTGTTCAGCAGCCCGGCCATCGACGCGGCGGGCAACGTGTACTTCGGGTCCAGTGACCGCAAGCTGTACGCGCTGGACCCGGCGGGGGGGCTGCGCTGGACCCGCCAGACCGGGCTGTTCGTGAACGCCAGTCCCATCGTGACCAGTACCGGGCTGGTGGTGGTGGGCAGCTACGACGGCCGGGTCTACGCGGTCAGGACCGACGGTCAGGACGCCTGGACCTACGTCGCCGGGTCCCCCGTCACGGCGCCCGCCGCCGAGCTGAGTGACGGCACGGTGGTGGTGCCGGATCTGGGCGGCACGCTGCACGCCATCGGTGCGGGCGGGCGCCCGCTGTGGCAGCTGAAGACCGGCAAGAAGATGGACCTGGGCGTGACCGTCAGCGACGCGGGCACGCTGCACTTCGTCACCGAGGGCGGCGGCCTGAGCGCCATTCGGGGTCAGCGTCCACTGGCGGTGGGGCCGTGGACCACCTTCCACGCCCTGCCCAGCGCCGTGGGCCGTGCGCCGGGCGCCCGTGAGCTGGACGCCGCTGCCCAGACCCGCCGGCCCGCCGCGAGCGCGGTGCTGGCCGCCCTGACGCCGCTGGCCCCGGTCGCAACGGCCCCGGCCCCCGCCACCCCCGCTCCGGCGGCTCCCAGGCCCACCGCGCCCGCCCCTGTTGCGCCGGCCCCCACCGCCCAGGTGCCGCCTGCCAACACCACCGCGCCCACACCCGCTCAGCCCCAGCCTGCCCCGGTTCAGGCCACGCCGCCCCAGCCTGCGCCAGTGCTGACGGCGCAGCAGCAGGCCCTCGTTGCCGCCGGAATCGCGCGTGCCGACGGCGGCCAGATCTACCTGCCGCTGGGCGAGAGTGCCGCGGCGCTGGGCCTGCGCGTGAGCAGCGTAACGCCGCGCACCGCCAACGTGCGGGTGGACTCCGCGCTGCTGCCGGTGACCGTGCGCGTCTTCAACAACGTGCCCTTCGTGCCGCTCGCGGCGCTGGCCGGGCTGCCCGGTACCTCGGCGCGGCTGACCGTGACGCCCGCTCCGGCCATCACCCTGACCCGCGCCGGGCAGGACATCACCTTTCCCATCAGCGTGGTGCAACTGGTGCCGCTGCGCGCTGCCCCCGAGTTCCCCGGTGTGCTGAAGTAA
- a CDS encoding M24 family metallopeptidase, with amino-acid sequence MTDIVFSESDRLEIGADEYLLRRDRVFHLLTDREIDALCVFGPTRVAYLSGFFFSPTERPIALVLTADGKVAALLPNLELSHFQQQGPELDDSAIYPEYPGGGSGRHPLLFLQALLGRLGVLGKRIAADVDGYEHRWGYRGPALSTVLGQPVQANVALIDDLRMVKSAAEIALMTEACRWGDHAHRLMQDSIRVGSEELLISHGASLQATRDLLAELGERYVPKAREGLPANAMFIRGSNTAHPHGLHEAGTVGVGDVLVTGAYGVVGGYESELERTMVVGEPGAEFQRYFAAMLAAQQVGFDALRPGRTCAEVEGDVRRFVRDHLGMDGLVRHHTGHAFGLEGHEHPFLDLDDHTVIEPGMVFSVEPGLYVPEFAGFRHSDTVVITATGSERLSLYPRELDALVVPAG; translated from the coding sequence ATGACCGACATTGTTTTTTCTGAGTCCGACAGACTGGAGATCGGCGCGGACGAGTACCTTCTGCGCCGCGACCGGGTTTTCCACCTTCTTACAGACCGGGAAATTGACGCCCTGTGTGTATTCGGCCCCACACGCGTGGCTTACCTGAGCGGCTTTTTCTTCTCACCTACCGAGCGGCCCATTGCCCTGGTCCTGACGGCGGACGGCAAGGTGGCCGCCCTACTGCCGAACCTCGAACTCAGCCATTTCCAGCAGCAGGGACCGGAACTAGACGATAGTGCCATTTACCCTGAATACCCTGGCGGCGGTTCTGGCCGTCACCCACTGCTCTTCTTGCAAGCCTTGCTTGGCAGGCTGGGTGTGCTGGGCAAGAGGATCGCGGCGGACGTGGACGGCTACGAACACCGCTGGGGCTACCGGGGGCCAGCGCTCAGCACCGTGCTGGGACAGCCTGTTCAGGCCAACGTGGCCCTGATCGACGACCTGCGGATGGTCAAGAGTGCTGCCGAGATCGCCCTGATGACCGAGGCCTGCCGCTGGGGCGACCACGCCCACCGGCTGATGCAGGACAGTATTCGCGTGGGCAGCGAGGAGCTGCTGATTTCCCACGGGGCCAGCTTGCAGGCCACCCGCGACCTGCTGGCCGAACTGGGTGAGCGTTACGTGCCCAAGGCCCGCGAGGGTCTGCCTGCCAATGCCATGTTCATTCGCGGCAGCAACACCGCTCACCCGCACGGCCTGCATGAGGCGGGCACGGTGGGGGTGGGCGACGTGCTGGTCACCGGCGCTTACGGCGTGGTGGGCGGCTACGAATCCGAACTGGAACGCACCATGGTTGTCGGTGAGCCGGGCGCCGAGTTTCAGCGCTACTTCGCGGCGATGCTGGCCGCCCAACAGGTGGGCTTCGATGCCCTGCGCCCAGGACGGACCTGCGCGGAGGTCGAGGGCGATGTGCGCCGCTTTGTCCGCGATCACCTGGGCATGGACGGGCTGGTCCGCCACCACACCGGGCATGCCTTCGGACTGGAAGGGCATGAGCATCCCTTCCTCGATCTCGATGATCACACGGTGATCGAACCGGGCATGGTGTTCTCGGTAGAACCGGGACTGTATGTGCCGGAGTTCGCCGGGTTCCGGCACTCGGACACCGTGGTGATCACGGCCACTGGATCAGAGCGCCTCAGCCTGTATCCGCGTGAGTTGGACGCCCTGGTGGTGCCTGCGGGATAA
- a CDS encoding IclR family transcriptional regulator has translation MSETVQSVERALDIINTIVAANRSLSVGELSQAMGLAPSTIHRILQTLTVKNYVFQDPQTKRYDIGPEIVDISSALYLRYDLVRRVRPYLQELVEVTGETAHIAQLYGTTAMYLSQVEPFSMVRMFTTPGSIAPLHCSDVGKVFLADLPTARVDEIVRKTGLPARTPHTITDEPALLAELLCVRTQGYAVDDEEREVGVRCLSAGILNGAGKVIAAIGVAGPTSRMSRGRIEQVSEAVIGMARRCADELIRQPMAEPVGD, from the coding sequence ATGAGCGAAACTGTGCAGAGCGTCGAGCGTGCCCTCGACATCATCAATACCATCGTGGCGGCCAACCGTTCGCTCAGTGTGGGGGAGCTGTCCCAGGCCATGGGCCTAGCCCCCAGCACCATCCACCGCATCCTTCAGACCCTGACTGTCAAGAACTACGTGTTTCAGGACCCCCAGACCAAACGCTACGACATCGGCCCCGAGATCGTGGACATCAGCAGCGCACTGTACCTGCGCTACGACCTGGTGCGCCGGGTACGCCCCTACCTTCAGGAACTGGTGGAAGTGACCGGGGAAACCGCCCACATCGCGCAGCTCTACGGCACCACGGCGATGTATCTCAGTCAGGTGGAGCCGTTCAGCATGGTGCGGATGTTCACCACCCCCGGCAGCATTGCCCCGCTGCACTGCAGCGACGTGGGCAAGGTCTTTCTGGCCGACCTGCCCACCGCCCGCGTGGACGAGATCGTCCGCAAGACGGGCCTGCCCGCCCGCACCCCCCACACCATCACCGACGAACCGGCGCTGCTGGCCGAACTGCTGTGTGTCCGCACGCAGGGGTACGCCGTCGACGACGAGGAACGCGAGGTGGGCGTGCGCTGCCTGTCGGCAGGGATTCTCAACGGGGCGGGCAAGGTCATCGCGGCCATCGGGGTGGCGGGCCCCACCAGCCGCATGAGCCGTGGCCGCATCGAGCAGGTCAGCGAGGCGGTTATCGGCATGGCCCGGCGCTGCGCCGACGAACTGATTCGTCAGCCTATGGCTGAACCTGTAGGCGACTGA
- a CDS encoding peptide ABC transporter substrate-binding protein → MGMAQQRGGTLTVGLGYDIDTLNVYSTGFLGDVQAAVVEGLVAPNEKAEYVPVLATRVPTVQNGGIKVAADNKSMVVTYQLRPGVKWSDGKPFTSADVKFTWETVKDPKFIAESKDGTEDISSIETPNDLTVIVNYKRVAPDFKSTLFTFGILPKHALEGKDLNTDKYNQMPLGTGPFKVTQYVKGQFVVLDRNPNYWGKDKAGVQLPYLDKMIFKIIPDSNTLVTQLKSGEIQMAYSVPYSQIPQLSAQAGLKVIKNPVLSWQHLDFNLKGPAALRDINVRKAMAHAIDRTTISKALGGYPIPISTVVVPVFSYSNKDVPKYPYDPAKARQLLEAAGYKAGSDGIRAKNGERLSFNIMSQAGRATDEDAQQVLIAQMKAIGIELKPDNKAGVAFRDARYKGSYDLFYSGWITSADPSYGVFFGTKGVNNGQGYSNPKVDALLATADSSLDPAVRNKALRDFQTVLMQDLPSIPVTSNPSMIVVTDKLGGFVPNPTNMTNFVNTSGWYLKK, encoded by the coding sequence ATGGGAATGGCGCAGCAGCGCGGCGGCACCCTGACTGTCGGCCTCGGGTACGACATCGACACGCTGAACGTCTATTCCACGGGTTTCCTGGGTGATGTACAGGCGGCAGTGGTCGAAGGCCTGGTGGCCCCCAACGAGAAGGCGGAATACGTGCCGGTGCTGGCAACGCGCGTGCCCACCGTGCAGAACGGCGGCATCAAGGTGGCCGCCGACAACAAGAGCATGGTGGTCACGTACCAGCTGCGGCCCGGCGTCAAGTGGTCCGACGGCAAGCCGTTTACCTCCGCCGACGTGAAGTTCACCTGGGAGACGGTCAAGGACCCCAAGTTCATCGCCGAGTCCAAGGACGGCACCGAAGACATCTCGTCTATTGAAACGCCCAACGATCTGACGGTGATCGTTAATTACAAGCGCGTCGCGCCCGACTTCAAGAGCACCCTCTTTACCTTCGGCATCCTGCCCAAGCACGCGCTGGAAGGCAAGGATCTCAACACCGACAAGTACAACCAGATGCCGCTGGGCACCGGCCCCTTCAAGGTCACCCAGTACGTCAAGGGGCAGTTCGTGGTGCTGGACCGCAACCCCAATTACTGGGGCAAGGACAAGGCGGGCGTGCAGCTTCCGTACCTGGACAAGATGATCTTCAAGATCATTCCAGACAGCAACACGCTGGTCACCCAGCTCAAGTCCGGCGAGATCCAGATGGCCTACAGCGTGCCGTACTCGCAGATTCCCCAACTCAGCGCTCAGGCGGGCCTCAAGGTCATCAAGAACCCGGTGCTGTCGTGGCAACACCTGGATTTCAACCTGAAAGGCCCGGCCGCGCTGCGTGACATCAACGTCCGCAAGGCGATGGCGCATGCCATAGACCGGACCACCATCTCCAAGGCGCTGGGCGGCTACCCTATTCCGATCTCCACGGTGGTGGTGCCGGTCTTCTCATACAGCAACAAGGACGTGCCGAAGTACCCCTATGATCCGGCCAAGGCCAGGCAACTGCTGGAGGCGGCTGGGTACAAAGCAGGAAGCGACGGCATTCGCGCCAAGAACGGTGAGCGCCTGAGCTTCAACATCATGTCGCAGGCAGGCCGCGCGACCGACGAGGACGCCCAGCAGGTGCTGATCGCCCAGATGAAGGCCATCGGCATCGAACTCAAGCCGGACAACAAGGCGGGTGTGGCTTTCCGCGATGCGCGCTACAAGGGCAGTTATGACCTGTTCTACAGTGGCTGGATCACCTCAGCGGACCCCTCTTATGGCGTCTTTTTCGGCACCAAGGGAGTGAACAACGGCCAGGGCTATAGCAATCCCAAGGTGGACGCGCTGCTGGCAACCGCAGACAGCAGTCTGGATCCGGCCGTCAGGAACAAGGCCCTGCGCGACTTCCAGACGGTGCTGATGCAGGATCTGCCCAGCATCCCCGTGACCTCCAACCCGTCGATGATCGTCGTGACTGATAAACTCGGCGGTTTTGTCCCCAACCCCACCAACATGACCAACTTCGTCAATACCAGCGGCTGGTACCTGAAGAAGTAA